From the genome of Rhizobacter sp. AJA081-3:
GTGCTGGCGCTCGTGGCGGCAGGCAACACCGCGCAGCTGCAGGACAAGGCTTTCGTCGAGGAACTGAAGGCCTGGATCCGCTTCGGCCGCGACGAGGCGGCGCGCGCCGGCGACGGCCTGTTCACCGGCGCATCGGGCAACCCGACGGCGCCGCGCTGGCTCGGCAGCCGGCTGTTCGACCTCTTCTTCAAGGCCGGCAGCGAGAACGACAAGTACAGCAAGCAGATCCGCAGCTCGGCCGGCATCGCGGTGTTCGTCTCGCGGGCCGACGACGCCGCGCACTGGGTCGAGGCCGGGCGCTGCTACGAACGTTTCGCGCTGCAGGCCACCGCGCTGGGCATCCGCAACGCGATGATCAACCAGCCGGTGGAGGTGGCATCGCTGCGGCCGCAGCTGGCGAGGCAGCTCGGCATCACCGCCGGGCGGCCCGACCTGGTGGTGCGCTTCGGCCGCGGGCCGCGCATGCCGGCGTCGCTGCGCCGGCCGGTGCAGGCGGTGATCGTCTGATCAGGGTACGACTTTCGCGCGCGCCTCTTCCTGCAGGCGCAAGACCTTTGCGCTGCACCTGCCGGTGGTCGTCATCGGCAGCGCGGCGATGAACTCGATCTCCTTCGGGTACTCGTAGGGCGCGAGCTTGCCGCGCACGTGGCGCTGCAGTTCCTCGACCAGCGCCGCGCCGGGCTCGAAGCCGGGGGCGAGGACGACGAAGGCCTTGACCACCGCGCCGCGCTCGCGGTCGGGCTTGGGGATCACCGCCGCATTGGCCACTGCCGGGTGCTTGACGAGGCAGTTCTCCACCTCGCTCGGCCCGATCCGATAGCCCGCGGCCTTGAACACGTCGTCGCTGCGGCCCTGGTACCAGAGGTAGCCGTCGGCATCCATGACTGCGGTGTCGCCGGTGCGGCACCAGGAGTCGGCCGGGTCGCCGGTGAACTTGGCGCGCGTGGCCTCGTCGTTCTTCCAGTAGCCGAGGAAGAACACCGGGTCGGGGTGGCCGTGCACGTCGCGCCGGTGCACCGCCACGTCGCCCGGCGTGCCGCGCGGGCACTCGCGGCCTTCGTCGTCGAGCACGGTGATGCGGTGGCCGGGGTAGGCGCGGCCCATGCTGCCCGGCCGCGCCGGCCAGCGGATCGAACAGTTGCCGACGATGTAGTTGATCTCGGTCTGGCCGAACATCTCGTTGACGGTGACACCCAGCGCGTCCCGGCACCAGGCGAACACCGCGTCGCCCACCGCCTCGCCGGCGCTCATGATGGCGCGCAGCTTCAGATCGTGATGCTCGCGCGGCCGCGGCACCGCCTTCATCATCGCCTTCAGCGCGGTCGGGAACAGGAAGGTGTGCGTCACGCCATGGCGCGCCATCAGCTCGAGCGCGCGCTCGGCGCCGAAGCGTCCCTGGTAGGCGACGATCTCGCGGCCGAAGTAGAGCGTGGGCAGCAGCGCGTCCATCAATCCACCTGTCCACGCCCAGTCGGCGGGCGACCAGAACACGGCATCGTCCTGAGGGAACCAGTTCTGGCTGCAGACGAAGCCAGTGAGGTTGCCGATCAACGCGCGGTGCGGGATCAGCGCGCCCTTGGGCGGGCCCGTCGTGCCGCTGGTGTAGATCAACACGGCGGCCTCGTCGGCCTTCGTCCGCACCGCCGTGAACTCGGCGCGTTCGGCGGCGAGTGCGGCCGCCCAGTCGATGTCGCCCTGCCCGGCCGCATCGCCCACCGCGATCACTTGGCGCACCGTCGGGCACTGCGGCCGCGCGGCGCGCAGGTTGGCGATCGCGCTCTCGTCGACGATCGCCAGCACCGCCTCGCTGTGCTGCAGGCGGTACTCCAGCGCATCCGGGCCGAACAGCATCGACAGCGGCATCGCCACAGCGCCGAGCTGGAAGATCGCCATGTTGGCCACCGCCGTCTCGAAGCGCTGCGGCATCACCACCGCCACGCGGTCGCCGCGCTGCACGCCCAGGCGCTGCAGCGCGTTGGACAGACGGTTGGCGTTGACCTGCAGGTCGGCGTAGCTGAACTGCGCCGCGCGGCCATCCTCGTGTTCGTAGCGGATCGCCACCGCGCCCGGCGTGTCCCGCGCCCAGCGCGCACAGCAGACCTCGGCGATGTTGAAGAACTCGGGCACCTGCCAGCGGAAACCGGCATGCAGGGAGGCGTGGTGGTCGGCAGGAGCGCGAGAAGCCATGCGCCCGATTCTGGCACCGGCCCCGCCAGCACCAGGGCCGTGGATTCACTCAGTTGAGCCCCGCCGTGAAGGGCACGCCGGCCGGTCCGGTGACGAAGAACCGAATCAGGTACTGCGCGTGGTAGCCCCACTCGTCGGGCCGCGACACCCAGTCCACGCTCACGATCTGCTGGTTGCCGCCGTGCGGTTGCGCTCGCGGCTCCGACAGGCCGAGACCGATTCGATGCTCGATGCGCTCCAGTTCCCAGGCCCGGCCCACGCTGAGCCGCCACTCGTCGCTGCCGCGCTGCGAATCGCTGCCGCTGTGCCAGGCCCAGGCCCAGCGTGCGCCGAGCAGCGTCTCCTGCTTGCACTCCGAGGGCTGCGGGTGCGCGCAGTTCACGTTCGCGAACAGGGAGTCGGGCAACTCCACCGTCTCGCGCCGTGCCTGGAATCGGCCGGACTGTTCCTTCATTGCCGAGCCGGCGGCGGGAACCAGCTGAATGCGCACGTCCTGGTCGACCACGCCGCGCAGCTCGGCCGGCACCGAGGCGATCACCAGCTGCGGCGTCCACTCCTCGATCGTCAGCTTGACCATGCCGCCCGGGAACTGGCCCAGCATGCGCATCTCGCCGCGGCGGCTGCCGAGCTCGCAGCCGCGCATCGAGACGCGGCCGCCGGGCGTGATCGCGCCCTTGGGTGCGCTCGTGCTGCCGGGGATGCACATCGCCGCCGCATCGGCCGCGCCAGTCACGGCGATGCGCTCGCCCACCATCGGGCGCGACTTGGGCATCGGCAGTCCGCCGGACCGCGCCGGTGCCGCGTGCGCTTCGGCAAGCACCTGCGCATTGGCCGCGGCCAGCGCCGCGCCCGTCGGCGGCGCGGCGCGCGAGCCCGGCACACGAATCACCTTCAGCGGCGCCTTCGCCAGCACGGCGGCATCGGGCCGCGCGATGCGTGCATTGGCCGGGGTGGCCTTCGGAGCGGCACCCGACTGCAGGGGCTGCACGCCCATCGGCGAGCGGATTGCGGAAGGCGAAGCTGCCGGCACGCTGGCCGTGGCGCCCCACGCGATCGCGCGACCGGTGGGGCCCGTCTGGGCGGTGGCGAGCGAAGCAGCGCAAGCCAACGCCACGGCAGTGGCGCGGCGCGCGAGAACCAGTTTCAACGTCTTCATGGGGTCCCTTTCAACAAGGCTTGCAAGGCGGCGAGCGCGGCACTGTCGACAGCGCCTTTCGCGCCCGGCGGCTTCACCGCGTCGCCGAACAGATACGCATGGGTCGCAAGCACACGCTTGCCGTTGGGCGCCGTCTTCACGGCGCTGCCGGGCTTGCCCTTGCGCGATGCGGCGTCGAGCAGCACCTCGACGTCGACGTCGGGCTCGTCGCTGGTGGCGCGCAGCGGCAGGCCGCTGGCCTTGTCGATCCACAGCTTGAAGCGGATCTCGCCGCGGCCCAGGTCGCCGCTGGCCGTGAGCACCTGTGCCTCGCGGCCGGCCACGCGCTCGCTGCCGGCCGCCTTGCAGCCCTGCTCGACGAGGAAGGGCCCGAGGTCGCTGGCCAGCATGCGCATCTCGGGCGAGTCCAGCGGCGTCTTCGAGAAGCCGGCGCGGATCGCATTGCTGTACTGCACGCGGTCGATGACGATGCTGTGCATCAGCATCGGCTTCATGCCCATCTTCACCGCCTCGGGGTCGAGCGGCGAATCGATCGCGGCATGGATGCGCGGCTGCGCGAGCGCGGCCTGCGCTGCCTTCGCCACCGCGGCGCAGCCGCCGTCGGCGGCGGCGTTGCCGGCCGTCAGGCCCAGCATTGCCAGGGCGAAAGGACCGATGACAGTCTTCATGTCGTTCTCCATGGTCAGAAGCGCGCGGCGAGCTGCGCCACCGCGTCGTTGATGAGGCCGCGCAGCGCCTGGTCGACGCTGTCCTTGCGGCTGGTCTGCAGGCTCACGTCCGGCACCAGCGGGCTGGCTTCTTTGCCGCGCATCGAGCGCAGCGTCTGCACCAGCGTGGCGGTGCCCGAGACCTGCGCGGCGCTGCTCTTCAGCGGCCGACGCACGGCCACGGCATCGCGCACCTCGCCGCTGGCGGCGTCGACGATGCGCACGTCGATGCCCAGCGCATCGCTGGCGCCGCCCCCGCCGAGCTGCAGCCCGCCGACGTTGACGCCACCCTGCGTCTGCCGGTCGCCGGCGCTGAGCTCGGTGATGCTGGCCTCGAAGATGTACTCGGCCGCGCGCAGCGACTTCTGCGCGCTCTTGCCGGTGCTCTGGCCGGCGGCGTTGATCTGCTTCTCGCGGATAACGCCCTCGTTCAGCCGTGCGCGCTCCACCAGCGCGAAGCGGCCCTGGCCGGCCAGCGCCGTCTTGAACATGTCGGTGGCGCCGCGCGCGCCGATCTCGGGCACGCTGCTGCGGAACTCGTAGATCGTCACCGCGACGCGTTCGCCGCGATAGGGCAGCCGCGCCATCGGCGCCGCAGCGGCAACTGCCTGCGGCTGGACCGGCATCGTGCCGCCGCAGGCCGAGAGCAGCAGCGTCGCGGCGAGCCACACCGCATGTCGGTGAAGGGATTCGTGCTTCATGGATGAACTGGGCTCCGGTTGAGGGTCAGGACGTCGCGCCGCGGCGCCGGCGCAGGGCCAGCGCGGTCAGGCCGGCGAAGATCACGGCGAACAGCGGCACGGTGAATTCGACGTCGAGCAGGAAATCGATCGCCAGGGTGGTGAAGAAGGGCAGCACCTTCAGCAGGCTCGCGCTGGTCTCGTCGTCGCCGCCGCGGCCGAACAGGCAGTGCGCGCCCGGCTCGGCGTGGCGCGGCCCGTGCACCGTCACACCGCGGTAGACGAGCCCGTGCGACGCCGCGTGCGCGGCGCAGACCGGTGCCACGATGCCGCGCTCCATGGCCTGCTCGAGCAGGAGCCCGACCACGAAGGCCAGCACGCACACCAGGGCGAGGCGGCGGAAGCCGCGCCAGCCCTCCCACAGCGCGCTCGCCTCGTTCATGGCGCCGTCGCCTTCCACACCTGGCCCACGCTGCCCCTGAACTGCGTCCAGACGGTGAAGAGCGTGCCGGCGCCGTCGACGGCCACCTGCGGGTCGAAGCTCGCGTCGTCGACCGGGCTGTCGATGCGCACCGGGCCGGCCAGCCAGTTCGCGGTGCTGTCGAGGCTGCGTGCGAACGCATGCGGGTTGGCCGACGAGCCGCGCCAGACGACTGTCGTGCGACCCTGGCCGTCGATGGCGACGCGCTGCTCGGTGTGCTGCAGCAGGCCGTCGGTCGAGGCCTGCAACTCGCTGCCCCAGCTGCCGGTGGCGGCGTCGTAGCGGCGAACGAAGACCTGGCTGAACGAAGTCCTCGCGTCGCCCCAGGCGAGCACGGCCTGGCCGGCCGGGTTCATGGCCAGCGCGGGTTCGTTGAACTGGCGCGCCACACCCTGCTCGGTGATGCCCACGCCGGCCGACCAGGCGCCGCCCGCGGCCCCGGCGCTGCTCCACAGGCTGCGCAGCGTGCCTTCGTTCTGCTGCCAGACCACCAGCGCGCGGCCATCGGCGGCCACCGCCGCGCGCGGCAGGCTCGCGAGCACGGTGCTGCGGCCGCCGTCCACGCTCAGCACCTGCGGCAGGCTCCAGGTGGCGGCACCGAGGCGCCGGCTGGCCAGCACCTGCGGCGCGCCGCTGTCGCTGGCCTGTTCCCAGGCGAGCACGGTGTCACCGCCAGCGCCGACGGCGATGGCCGGATGGTCCACGTCGCCGTCCGCCGACTCGACCAGTCCGACTGGCGACCAAGTCGTGCCATCGCCTTCGGCCACGACGAGGTTGCGCTGCGCCGACAGGTCCCCCACCGCGGGCCGAAACTCGCGCCAGGCGAGCGTCGCCAGCCCGTCGGGCGACACGGCGAGCGCATAGCCGTCCAGCGCCTCGCGGTTGGCGGGCAGCTTGAAGCCGGCCGTCCAGGTGACGGAGCCGTCGCCGCCGCGCGTGCCGCGTGCCGACCACATCGCGTGGGTCTGGCCGGGCGTGCCATCGCTGTCGGAGTCGCGCCAGGCCACCACTGCGTTGCCCGCGGCATCGATGCCCACGAGCGGCACGACCGCGTCACCGATGCTCGCGCGGATCTGCTGCGGCAGGCTCCAGCCGCCTGCGTGGAAGCTGCTGCCGAACACCGCATAGCGCCCCTGCACCCACTGCGACCACACCACGACGGCATCGCCGGCCGCGTTGACCGCCAGTTGCGGACGCGCGTCGATCGGCACCGGGCCTGCGCCCAGCAAGGACGCGGCGGACCACGTCGGCGCGGGCATCGGTGCGGGTGCGGGTGCGGGTGCAGGTGCAGGTGCAGGTGCAGGTGCAGGTGCGGGTGCGGGTGCGGGCGCGGGCGCCGGGGCCGGCGTACCGCCCCCGTCCGAGCCGCCGCCGCAGGCACCGAGCAGCATCGCGCCGCAGCCGGCCGCGAGCCAGGCCCGCCGAAGCTGCTGCAGTCGTGTGGTGTCCATCGTGTTCTCCCTGGTGTGGAGCCCCGCCATGGAGGGGTCTGACCAGGAATACGCAATCGCACACGCCCATCCGCCATTGGCCATCGATGAGCGAAGACGACGCGACGTCGACGTGCGGCGCGCAAGGCTGAAGGCGCGGGCTCGCCGCCGCGATCACCAGCGTGTCGCGGCGGCCCGATCGTCTTTGAAGGGGAGGCAAGCCAGGCGCGATGCGGCAGCCCGCAGCCCGGGCGATCGTTCCGGGCGGCCCAGGGCGCGCATCGCCCGTGCGTGTTCCACCTGCGTTCGGTCGGCCATCCGGCCCTGCGGATTCAGCCGCTGCCAGGCATCGCGTGCTTGGCGCAACGGCGGTTCGGCCGCTTCGGCTCGGTGATCTGCAAGCAGGGCCTGCCCAAGCAGCCAGCGCGCTTCGGCCAGCAGGGGCGAATCGGCGTGCTGATTCGCCTGAAGTGTGGCCAGCAACGGCTCCACGGTGGCGATGGCGTCTCGCGCATGGCCTGCGGCCAGCTGCGCCAGGGCCACGGCCAGCGCCGAGCTAGCCGCGACTGGCGGTGCCGCTGCGCGCAGCTTGACAGACGCCTCGCGCGCCAGCGCCAGCGCCTCCTCGGCGCGATCGCTCGCGGCCAGCACGGCCGCCAGTTGGTTGTCGAATCGGGCGACCACCAATGCCTGCTTCGGATCGAGCCCGGCGCGCCGCGCCCGCAGTTCGCGCTCCGCCTCGGCGAGCCGGCCCAGACCCGCCAAGGCCATCGACTGCGTGAGGTACGCGTTGCGCGCCAGCGGGCTGTTCGCGCCGGCGGCCTGCTCGTAAGCCTGCAAGGATCGCTGCACGGCCGCCAAGGCCTCGTCGTGGCGGCCCAGCGCATTCAGGGCATCGCCCATGACCTGTTCCGACACCGCACGATGCAGCGCCGAGTTCTTCGAATCGCCCGACCCCGTCGCCTTCAGGCCCGTCCGCAGGCTGTCGAGCGCTGCGTCGGGCTGACCGTGGTCGCGCTGCGCCCGGCCGAGGAAGCCGAAGGCCGCGGCAACATCGCGGTGCTGCGCGCCGAGCAGCGCCTTCATCCGCGCGGCGCTGTCGCCCAGGGTCGCAACGGCTTCGGCATAGCGGCCTTCCGCGAGATAGGCATTGCCCACCGCCAGGTGGTTGGCGATCAGCGGTTGCACCTCGCGCGTGCCGAAGATCTGCTTCGCCAGCGCCTCCGCCTTCAGCGCCGCGTCGAGCTCGCCGGGGCGGCGCGCGGAGCTCAGCGCGTTGGCCAGCCAGGCCCAGGCGTACAGGCGCGTCGTCGGATCGATCCTTGCCGCCTCACGGTCGGCGATCGCCGTCGCCTCGCGGGCCATCGACACGGCCTCGTCGTTCGAGCCGGAGAGGATCAGGCTGCGGCTGAGCCACTGCATCGATTCGACGATGAGCGTGGAGTCGTCGAGCCGGCGCGCCTGCGCCAGGGTTTCGCGCAGATGCACGATGGCGTCGGCGCTGCGGGCCTGCGTGGCCAGCCCTTCGCCGAGAACGCGCCGGGCCTGGACGGTCAGGCGATCGCTCTGACCGAGTCGTTGTGTCGCCAGCTGCACGACCCCCTCGAGCAGACCGACAGCCTCGCTCTCCTGCCCGAATCCGATGAGGCCGGAGGCGATCGACGTCTGCAGCTCGACCTGGGCGGCCACGTCGTCGCGGAAGTCGCTGTCCACCTTGGCGCGCGCCTGCCGCAGCAGGTCCAGTGCCGTGGTGGCCGCGCCACTGCCGGCACCGGTGTCGGCCGACTGGAAGATCGAGAGCACGAATCGCTTGGCCCGGTCGGCACGGGCGGCCTCGACACGCGCCTCGCGCGCTTGCCAGGCCGTGGCAGCGAGTCCCGCCGCGAGCGTGATCGACAGCGCCGAAGCGACGCCATAGGCCACACGATGCCGGACGAGCGCCTTGCGCAGCCGGTAGCCCAGGCTCGCCGGGCGCGCCTGGATGGGCATCGATTGCAGGTTCCGCTCGATGTCCTGCGCCATCGACTCCGCCGAGCTGTAGCGATCGGCGGGCAACGCGGCCAGCGCCTTCATCACGATGGTGTCGATGTCGCCGCGCAGCGCGCGGGCCGTGGCCGGGTCCACCGCCATCGCGCTGGGCGCCATCGACTTCCAGCGCCGCGGGCATGGCGCGCTTGATGGTGTATGGCCGCGCAGCGGCCGGTGGCGCTCGTGAAGCAGCACGCCGAGCGAGTAGACGTCGCTGGCGGTGCCCAGCGTCTGGCCGGCGACCTGCTCGGGCGAGGCGTACTGCGGCGTCATCGCGCGGCCGCCGAGCTGGGTGAGCTCGGTGTCCTGCGTGGCGCCGTCGTCGTCCAGCAGCTTGGCCACGCCGAAATCGAGCAGCTTGACCTGCCCGCGCTCGTCGACCAGCACGTTGGCCGGCTTGATGTCACGGTGGATGACGAGTTGAGCGTGCGCATGCTGTACCGCCTGCAGCACCTGCAGGAACAGGCGCAGCCGCGCCGCCGTGGGCAGCGCTTGTTTCGCCGCATGCGCGGTGATCGGCTCGCCCTGCACGTACTCGAGCGCGAGCCAGGGCTGCGCGCCGTCCAGGCCGGCATCGAGCACCGAGGCGATGTGCGGGTGCGTCAGCGCCGAAAGGATCTCGCGTTCGCGCGCGAAGCGCTCGCCGATGACGCGGGCGCGCGCGCCCAGCCAGGGCAGCTTGAGCGCCACCTCGCGCCGGTGCGCGCCGTCGGCGCGTTCGGCCAGCCACACGCTGGCCATGCCGCCCTGGCCGAGCTCGCGAAGCAACGCGTAGGGCCCGATGTGCTGGCCCATCGCGAGGCCGGCTGAGGCCGGCGCGGCCGCCAGCACCGGCAGCGCCTGCAGGAAGGTTCCGGTCTCGATCGCGCGCCGCTCGTCGAGCAACTGGCGCAGCGCCGGAGCCAGCGCGCCCAGCGACGCCTCGCGCGCGGCCAGCCAGGCCTCGCGCTCGGCCGGCGGAAGCTCGAGCGCTTCGTCGAGCAGGCGCAGCAGCGCAGACCAGTCGTTGCGGGCCAGGTTCATGGGGATGTGGTGCGGTGTCCTGCAGGCATACGCATCGGCGCGCGGCCATCCGCCATGGCCGCGGCGCGATCAGCCACGCTTGAGGCTCGCGTACAGGAAGCTGCGCGCCTTCTCCCAGTCGCGCTCCACGGTGCGCTTGGCCACGCCGAGCGCCTGCGCAATCTCGTCCATCTCCAGGCCCACGAAGTAGCGCATCTCGACCACGCGCACCAGGCGCTCGTCGATCGCGGCCAGCTCCTGCAGCGCCTCGTGCACCTGCAGCACCTCGTCGCTGGAGGCCGGCTGCGCATCGGCGGCCTGCGTGTCGAAGGTGACCATCAACTGGTCGCCTCCTCGCCGCTCGGCACGGCTCTCGCGCACCAGGTCGACGACTACCGAGCGCATCACCCGCGCCGCGTAGGCGAGAAAGTGCGAGCGGTCTTCCAAGCGCAGCTGCTGCAGCTTCACCAGCCGCAGGTAGGACTCGTGCACCAGCGAAGTGGTGTCGAGCAGCGTCGGCCCCTGGCCGCCGCGCAGCTTGGCGTGCGCGATCTGGCGCAGCTCGGCGTAGAGCAGTTCGTAGAGCCGGTCCACCGCGCCCTCGGCGCCCTGATTGGCCGAGCGGATCAGCGCGGTGACGTCGCCGCTCACGCGCTTCCCTCGCCGAGACGGCGCAGCGAGTCACCGGTGACGCGGCAGATGCGCCAGTCGGGCATCACCGTGGCGCCCATCTTCTCGTAGAAGCGGATCGCGTTCTCGTTCCAGTCGAGCACGCTCCACTCGAAGCGGCCGTAGCCGCGCGCCACCGCGATGGCGCCCAGCCGCGCCAGCAGCGCCTGGCCGATGCCGCTGCCGCGCTGCGCGGGCTGCACGTACAGGTCTTCGAGGTACAGCCCTGGGCGCGACAGGAAGGTGGAGAAGTTGGTGAAGAACAGCGCGAAGGCGACCACGTTGCGGTCCACCTCGGCGACCAGCGCCTCGACCACGGGCTTGTCGCCGAACAGGTGCGGGCGCAGCGTCTGCGGCGTCACCTGCAGCAGGTGGGTCAGCTGTTCGAACTCGGCCAGCTCGCGGATCAGGCCGACGATGGCATCGACATCGCGCAGCTCGGCGGCGCGCAGGGTGAAAGGGGGTGAAGCGCTCATGCGCGCCATTGTCCATGGAGTCGGACAGCACTGTCCCGCCATCGACAGCGAGCGGCGTCGAATGCCACTAGAGTCCGTTGCATGAGCTCCCCCGTCTACGTCGCGAGCCGCCCGGCACGCAGCCTGTTCGTCACCGTGCGCGGCCTGCGCTACCACCTGCTCGCCTGGGGCGACCCGGCGCTCGCCACGCCCGAGCGACCGCCGCTGGTGCTGTTGCACGGCTGGATGGACGTGGCGGCCTCGTTCCAGTTCATGGTCGACGCACTGGCCGACGATCGCTACGTGATCGCCGCCGACTGGCGCGGCTTCGGCCTGAGCGACAGCGGCGGCGGCGACAGTTACTGGTTCCCCGACTACCTCGGCGACCTGGACGCGCTGCTCGAACACCCGGAGCTCGGCCTGGCCGGCCAGCCGGTCGACCTGCTCGGCCACAGCATGGGCGGCAACGTGGTGATGATCTATGCCGGCGTGCGGCCCGAGCGCATCCGTCGGCTGATCAACCTCGAGGGTTTCGGCATGCCGCAGACCGTGCCGGCGCAGGCGCCCAAGCGCTACCGGCAGTGGCTCGACGAACTGCGCGAGCCGGCCGAACTGCGCCGCTATGCCAGCGTGGCCGAGGTGGCCGCGCGGCTGCGCAAGACCAACCCGCTGCTGCCCGAGGACAAGGCAGCCTGGCTGGCGCCGCACTGGTCACGCCAGGGTGCCGACGGGCAGTGGGAGATCCTCGGCGACCCGGCGCACAAGCGCACCAATCCGATGCTTTATCGGGTGGACGAGGTGCTGGCCTGCTGGAAGCAGGTCCGTGCGCCGCTGCTGTGGGTGGACGGCGACCGCACCGACATCGAGAAGTGGTGGGGCCACCGCTACCCGCGCAGCGAGTTCGACGAGCGGCTGGCGGCGGTGGCGCAGGTCGAGCGGCACCGGCTCTCGCCGGCCGGGCACATGCTGCACCACGACCAGCCCGAGGCGCTGGCTCGACGGATCGAATCCTTCCTGGCCTGAGCGCGCCTGCAGCAACCCGCCGGGCGTGCGAAGATGGGCGAAGCGGCCACGCATCACGGCCCGCCAGCGGAGTGCTCGCGATGAGTGCAGGCAAGACGATCCGTCGCATCGGTTTCCGGAAGTGGTACGAACGGGAGCTGCTGCAAAGCCACGCCAACCTCGTGCTGCTGCTGCTGGCCACCCTGGGCCTGCTCGGCTGTGCCGAGGCGTACAGCGCGCGGGCGGCCCTGGGCGATCAGCTGCAGGTGCTCGCCGCAGCCGCCGCCAGCGCCGCCATCGGCCTGCTGGCGCTGCGGCGCTACCTCTACCTGCTCAACCACGCCGAGTTCGTTGCCAACCAGGCCACCTGCGCGCACTGCGACACCTATGCGCGCCTGGAGTTGATCGACGAGAACGTCGCCGCCAACCGCCTGCAGGTGCGCTGCCGCAAATGCGGCCACCAGTGGCCGATCGACCTCTGAGGGCCGTCCGCGCCTGGCCGACGCCATCCCAAGGCGCAGCGAGATGTGCCACACGACACGCAGATGACGGGGGATGACGCGTTTCTGCGTCAGCCCGGGGTCAGTTTTCTGTAACATGCGCCCTGTCCTATGGCGACCATCTACTCCAAGACCGCAGACGGCCAGAACGAGATCGAGACCCGAGCTCGCAGGCTGACTCCCCGCGCGCGCTCGACGCTGATCCTCGTCGACGGCAAGCGCAGCGCCGCTGAACTCGGCAAGCTCGTGCAGCAGGCCGACGAAACGCTGCAGGCCTTGCTGGAAGCGGGGCTCATCGAGGTCGTGGTCACCAAATCCGCGCCGGTCAAGGACACGATCCCGGCCCCGTTGGCGGGCGGCGCCCCGGCGGCGCCGGCGCCCGCATCGGGCATGGCGCTCGTCGAATTCGAGGCCACGCGCCGCGACGCGGTGCGCGCCATCAACGACCTGCTCGGCCCGGAGGCCGAGACCCTGGCCTTGCGGATGGAGCGCGCGACCGACGCCGACCAATTGCGGATCGCTCTGGAGCGGGCCGTGGCCTACATCGCCAATGCACGTGGCGGCGGCCCGGCAGCCCAGTTCGCAGGCAAGTTCCTGAGCAACCTGCAGGGCTGAGCGGTTCAGCGCGGCAGCCAGCGCCGCTGCGCTGCCAGGCGCGACAAGGCGTGCCAGTCGTCCCCCTCGCGCTGGTCGAGCACTTTCGGCCACAGCTTGAGCAGCAGTTCGGCAGTGGCCAGCGTGTCGGCGGCCGCCTGGTGACGCACCGCGCATTGCACGCCGAGCGCCGCCATCCAGTCGTCCAGGGATCGGCCCGACACGTCGGGCCGCACCACCTGCGCAACATCGGCCAGGTCGATCCACGGGTTGGCCAGGCGTCGGCCCAGCGCAGCGCGCATCGCACGCTGGATCAGCGCCTCGTCGAAGGCGACGTGAAAGCCGATCAGCGGCGAGGCACCCACCCAGCGCTCGAACTCGGCCAGCGCCTGCGCGGCTTCCACGCCCTGGCCCTGCGCGCCCACGCCGATGCCGTGCAGCAGGATGTTGGCCTTGTCCACCGGTGCGGCCTCGTGGCGCAGCACCACCTCGAAGCTGTCTCCGAGCGTGATGCGTGGCGCGCCAGCTTCTCGGCGCAAGGCGATGGCGGCAATGGCGAGCAGGCGGTCGCGCGAGGCATCCAGCCCGCTGGATTCGACATCGAGCACCACCCAGCGCCCTTCATCGGCCGGCGCCGCGCCACGCCTCGAGAACCAGCCCATCATCGCTG
Proteins encoded in this window:
- a CDS encoding GNAT family N-acetyltransferase, whose protein sequence is MSASPPFTLRAAELRDVDAIVGLIRELAEFEQLTHLLQVTPQTLRPHLFGDKPVVEALVAEVDRNVVAFALFFTNFSTFLSRPGLYLEDLYVQPAQRGSGIGQALLARLGAIAVARGYGRFEWSVLDWNENAIRFYEKMGATVMPDWRICRVTGDSLRRLGEGSA
- a CDS encoding alpha/beta fold hydrolase, translating into MSSPVYVASRPARSLFVTVRGLRYHLLAWGDPALATPERPPLVLLHGWMDVAASFQFMVDALADDRYVIAADWRGFGLSDSGGGDSYWFPDYLGDLDALLEHPELGLAGQPVDLLGHSMGGNVVMIYAGVRPERIRRLINLEGFGMPQTVPAQAPKRYRQWLDELREPAELRRYASVAEVAARLRKTNPLLPEDKAAWLAPHWSRQGADGQWEILGDPAHKRTNPMLYRVDEVLACWKQVRAPLLWVDGDRTDIEKWWGHRYPRSEFDERLAAVAQVERHRLSPAGHMLHHDQPEALARRIESFLA
- a CDS encoding PolC-type DNA polymerase III; this encodes MMGWFSRRGAAPADEGRWVVLDVESSGLDASRDRLLAIAAIALRREAGAPRITLGDSFEVVLRHEAAPVDKANILLHGIGVGAQGQGVEAAQALAEFERWVGASPLIGFHVAFDEALIQRAMRAALGRRLANPWIDLADVAQVVRPDVSGRSLDDWMAALGVQCAVRHQAAADTLATAELLLKLWPKVLDQREGDDWHALSRLAAQRRWLPR